From a single Pseudorasbora parva isolate DD20220531a chromosome 17, ASM2467924v1, whole genome shotgun sequence genomic region:
- the LOC137044978 gene encoding uncharacterized protein: MSHATDVEPTVRVRRKSVLPTRYDQYDLTGFTIHKPVSQPMSSLTHSTRLADGDEEDEGATGFTPLLPGYEADSPLQWSDEECESTSDIVRRENKDLRQALHMIQQERDTVQSANNQYANELSQLKQQMKRLQIQMDHQRPGSPPLSPVTSPRQFSSSPIPAPRTQQQERSDDTSFRPVPAPRFKLQGEHPTEGKLRSLPHPPPPAFASIIKPSSSYHYMPQGGQRSKVHYSHRNDSSNSPYRDSQDPARHPQTPRRSLTPPPSPEQELIYRGPTPTIPDFIHPNPREFSRLKIALDNILPAHATERFKFQVLMDHLKLEEALLVADSYCHSQHPYTRTMAALDQQYGQPHQLALQRIAELMDGPNISSGDQKAFRLFALKVRSLVGMLEQLGRKGTFELQCGSHVSRLLGKLPHDLRSGFRRFAHPHRVPIPTLLDFAEWLEFEIQVQEDTTRYASNQRRGPSTRTREIIRDSKPATKSTTIFLGTENVMSESTQSAPPSKTSLRPYCPYCDNSKHSLNQCTNFKQLTKDQKRSWIKDNNRCWRCGRTHKSAECNLKMRCRQCNSRHLLALHDISTGKPENPRPVQDETADTNTCLLNTMNEILLIHKPPTSRKVLLKISKVILRNGKKRMNAYAIQDDGSERTILLHSAAQQLGLKGQPEDLPLRTVRQELQVLRGAAVSFTISPTAQPAKRYHIKGAFTAQQLSLAEHSHPVKKLKERYRHLKGLPLHDFEAVCPVLLIGSDYLHLITPVEPVRLGPPGGPAAIKTRLGWTLQGPVQHLWKDLTEQHCFFTSVSFPESDLYKQVEKLWQMDILPWRNEKICIRSRLDQEAVELLERKTVRVEVDGIKRYATPLLRVKNMPELRAPKEAVLSQLRATERRLTRIPEQAAAYTAEISKLEQAGYVRQVPQNVETDSSCSWYIPHHMVHHNGKNRIVFNCSFQYQGQNLNELLLPGPVLGPSLLAVLLRFREHSVAVSSDIKGMFHQIRLLSEDKPLLRFLWRDLNTQELPRVYEWQVLPFGTTCSPCCAVFALQKHILDHSQPGDDVQNSVRKSFYVDNCLQSFTSAEEARCFVDRIRNLLADGGFELRQWSSNAPSTISHLPQDAISDSAELWISQGQTDSKESTLGLLWNHQSDTISYKYRAKGSSETTMRNIYRILASQYDPLGYLIPYTTRAKIIVQRLWDKKRDWDDPHLPTDLLQTWIEWEEELPALPNIVLPRCYCSPTKDTGTSLRDIHVFCDASERAYGSVAYLRTEDQHGQTEVAFLTARSRVAPKKQQSVPRLELCAALTGAQLAKLLKTELNLPIRQIILWTDSTTVLTWLQSESCRFKVFVGTRVAEIQDLTEQHSWRYVPSASNPADDITRGKSLLELNTGSRWCQGPLFLKDPPNLWPECPSPKVLDNKELRKTDSSTLVCFTSTNFSQFKTLKELIESMALQGAADGKPTASDYRNAEIGVLQQAQQECFPSELEQLKTSKPLARNSRLRALSPELDVETNLIRVGGRLRHSPYLEPDNIHPIVLDQRHPITKLIIQSYDSKLCHPGPERVFAELRRKYWVLRGREAIKHLQRGCAQCQKWRKNPEVPKMADLPPARLRLFKPAFYSTGVDCFGPYAVRTGRRSEKKWGIIFKCLTTRAVYIDILHSLESDSFLMALRRFTARRGKPHELWSDQGTNFRGGERELKEAFAALVPDLQRQLAEQQIEFNFNPPNAPHFGGCWEREIRSLKNALRVTLGAQSVTIEVLQTVLVEIEGILNSKPLGYTSSDVSDPDPITPNCLLMGRPDASLPLTVYPQSELVSRRRWRHSQILADQFWRHYLKFYLPGLQSRQKWQSDTPEVKVGTTVLIVDPQLPRALWPVGKVSEVFPGADTRVRTAKVQVGEKTYTRPAARLIQLPAIPD, encoded by the coding sequence ATGTCACATGCTACAGATGTTGAGCCAACTGTGCGAGTCAGGAGGAAAAGCGTCCTTCCCACACGTTATGATCAGTATGATCTCACTGGCTTCACCATCCATAAGCCTGTTTCACAACCCATGTCATCACTCACTCATTCAACCAGACTGGCTGATGGCGATGAAGAAGATGAAGGTGCCACAGGTTTTACACCGCTGCTACCAGGATACGAGGCCGACAGCCCTCTACAGTGGTCCGATGAGGAGTGCGAGTCTACATCAGACATTGTACGGAGAGAGAATAAGGATCTCCGCCAAGCCCTGCATATGATTCAGCAGGAAAGGGACACAGTGCAGAGTGCAAATAAccaatatgcaaatgagctttCTCAGCTTAAGCAACAAATGAAGCGGCTACAAATTCAAATGGACCATCAACGTCCTGGAAGTCCGCCCCTTTCACCTGTCACCTCTCCAAGGCAGTTTAGCTCCAGTCCTATACCTGCACCACGCACCCAACAACAGGAACGTTCTGATGATACAAGCTTCAGACCTGTACCAGCTCCTCGTTTCAAACTTCAAGGAGAGCACCCGACTGAAGGCAAGCTTCGAAGTCTTCCACACCCCCCACCTCCAGCATTTGCCTCCATTATCAAACCGAGCTCTTCCTACCATTATATGCCACAAGGGGGTCAGAGATCAAAGGTGCATTACTCCCACAGAAATGATTCCTCAAATTCTCCTTACAGAGACTCTCAAGACCCTGCCAGGCATCCACAAACGCCACGCCGGTCGCTTACTCCACCACCTTCCCCTGAACAGGAACTGATTTATCGAGGTCCAACTCCCACGATTCCTGATTTCATACATCCCAACCCAAGAGAGTTCTCACGATTGAAAATTGCTCTGGATAATATCCTCCCAGCTCATGCAACGGAACGGTTCAAATTTCAGGTACTGATGGACCATCTGAAATTAGAGGAGGCTCTACTAGTTGCTGACTCGTACTGCCATTCGCAACACCCTTACACCAGGACAATGGCTGCTTTAGATCAGCAGTACGGCCAGCCGCATCAACTAGCTCTACAACGGATTGCAGAGTTAATGGACGGCCCAAACATTTCTAGTGGAGACCAGAAGGCCTTTAGACTTTTCGCTCTCAAAGTCCGTTCACTGGTTGGCATGTTGGAGCAATTAGGTAGGAAGGGCACTTTTGAACTGCAGTGTGGGTCTCACGTGTCTCGGCTGCTTGGGAAGCTTCCACACGATCTGAGATCAGGGTTTCGGAGGTTTGCACATCCGCATCGTGTACCCATACCTACACTTCTGGATTTTGCAGAATGGTTAGAGTTCGAAATTCAAGTTCAAGAGGACACGACCAGGTATGCAAGCAATCAACGTCGAGGGCCTTCGACACGTACAAGAGAGATTATCAGAGACTCTAAGCCAGCCACTAAAAGCACTACAATCTTTCTGGGCACTGAGAATGTGATGTCAGAGTCTACACAGTCTGCTCCACCATCTAAGACATCTCTGAGACCCTACTGCCCCTACTGCGACAACAGTAAGCACTCTCTCAACCAGTGTACCAACTTCAAGCAGCTTACTAAAGACCAGAAACGAAGCTGGATCAAAGACAACAACAGATGTTGGCGCTGTGGTAGAACTCATAAGTCAGCAGAATGTAACTTAAAAATGCGTTGCAGACAGTGTAACAGTCGACACCTCCTGGCTCTGCATGACATCAGTACTGGAAAACCAGAGAATCCAAGGCCGGTTCAAGACGAAACTGCTGATACCAACACCTGTCTGCTCAACACCATGAATGAGATTCTCCTGATTCATAAGCCACCTACCAGCCGAAAGGTTCTACTTAAAATCAGCAAAGTGATTCTCAGAAATGGAAAGAAGAGGATGAACGCATACGCAATCCAAGATGATGGATCCGAGAGAACGATTCTCCTCCATAGTGCAGCTCAGCAGTTGGGCCTCAAAGGCCAGCCTGAAGACCTTCCGTTAAGAACAGTCAGGCAAGAGTTACAAGTTCTCAGAGGAGCAGCAGTCTCATTTACTATCTCCCCTACCGCTCAGCCCGCTAAACGGTATCACATCAAAGGTGCCTTTACTGCGCAACAGCTAAGCTTAGCAGAACACTCACACCCAGTGAAGAAGCTGAAGGAGAGATATCGACACCTTAAAGGGCTTCCATTGCACGATTTTGAAGCGGTCTGTCCGGTGCTGCTCATTGGGTCAGATTACCTCCATCTGATCACTCCTGTGGAACCAGTAAGGCTTGGCCCTCCAGGGGGACCAGCAGCTATAAAGACACGTCTCGGCTGGACATTACAGGGCCCGGTCCAACACTTGTGGAAGGACTTGACTGAACAACACTGTTTCTTCACTTCAGTTTCATTCCCCGAATCAGATCTCTACAAGCAAGTGGAGAAATTGTGGCAGATGGACATACTACCCTGGCGCAATGAAAAGATTTGCATTCGGTCCAGGCTGGATCAGGAGGCGGTGGAACTTCTGGAAAGGAAGACAGTAAGGGTCGAGGTGGATGGCATCAAGCGATACGCCACCCCTCTTTTACGAGTCAAGAACATGCCCGAACTCAGAGCACCGAAAGAAGCAGTCTTGTCGCAGCTGAGGGCAACAGAAAGGAGGCTGACAAGGATCCCAGAGCAAGCAGCCGCTTATACTGCAGAGATTTCAAAACTGGAACAAGCAGGCTATGTTAGGCAAGTGCCACAGAATGTTGAGACAGACTCTTCCTGCTCCTGGTACATCCCGCATCACATGGTGCATCACAATGGGAAAAACAGGATTGTCTTCAACTGCTCATTCCAATATCAGGGACAAAACCTGAATGAGCTTTTGCTCCCTGGACCAGTGTTAGGCCCATCCCTACTTGCTGTTCTGCTCAGATTTAGGGAACATTCGGTGGCAGTCAGCAGCGACATCAAGGGGATGTTCCACCAAATTAGACTGCTCTCAGAAGATAAACCGCTCTTGCGCTTTCTCTGGAGAGACTTAAACACACAGGAACTACCCCGAGTGTACGAATGGCAAGTCCTCCCTTTCGGGACTACCTGCAGCCCCTGCTGTGCCGTCTTTGCACTTCAGAAACATATACTTGACCATAGCCAGCCTGGAGATGATGTCCAGAATTCTGTGCGAAAATCCTTTTATGTAGACAACTGCCTACAAAGTTTCACCTCAGCAGAGGAAGCAAGATGTTTCGTTGACCGGATAAGGAACCTGCTGGCAGACGGTGGCTTCGAGTTGAGGCAGTGGTCCAGCAATGCTCCTTCAACAATAAGTCACCTGCCCCAAGATGCCATATCAGACAGTGCAGAACTCTGGATCTCACAAGGCCAAACAGACAGCAAGGAATCGACATTGGGGCTTCTCTGGAACCATCAGTCTGACACAATCTCCTACAAATACCGTGCCAAGGGCAGTAGTGAGACTACCATGCGTAACATATACAGAATCTTAGCCAGCCAGTACGACCCGTTGGGTTACCTCATCCCTTATACCACTCGTGCCAAGATAATTGTACAGCGACTGTGGGACAAAAAACGGGATTGGGACGATCCACACTTGCCCACAGATCTGTTACAAACTTGGATTGAATGGGAGGAGGAGCTACCAGCCCTACCAAATATTGTTCTTCCACGATGCTACTGTAGCCCCACCAAAGACACTGGAACAAGCCTACGAGACATACACGTTTTCTGTGATGCCTCCGAACGTGCATATGGCTCTGTGGCATATCTTCGAACAGAAGATCAACATGGGCAAACAGAGGTAGCCTTCTTAACAGCAAGATCACGTGTAgcaccaaaaaaacaacaatctgTTCCCAGACTGGAATTGTGCGCTGCATTGACAGGAGCTCAACTTGCCAAATTGCTCAAAACCGAGTTGAACCTGCCCATACGGCAAATAATCTTGTGGACCGACTCCACCACCGTCCTAACGTGGTTACAATCTGAATCTTGCCGATTCAAAGTATTTGTAGGGACCCGGGTAGCAGAGATTCAAGATCTCACAGAGCAACACAGTTGGAGATACGTACCATCCGCAAGTAATCCAGCCGATGACATCACTCGGGGAAAGAGTCTACTCGAGCTCAACACAGGAAGCCGCTGGTGCCAAGGACCGCTGTTCCTGAAAGATCCACCCAATCTGTGGCCGGAATGCCCCAGTCCAAAGGTACTAGACAATAAAGAATTGCGTAAAACAGATTCTAGTACTCTGGTCTGCTTTACATCAACTAATTTCAGTCAGTTTAAGACTCTGAAGGAGCTAATCGAGTCCATGGCTCTTCAAGGGGCGGCCGATGGTAAGCCCACAGCCAGTGACTACCGAAATGCTGAGATTGGTGTTTTGCAGCAAGCACAACAGGAATGCTTTCCATCAGAATTGGAACAACTAAAAACCAGTAAACCGCTTGCCCGCAACAGTAGACTAAGAGCACTGTCCCCAGAACTCGACGTAGAAACTAACTTGATCAGAGTTGGCGGACGTTTACGACATAGTCCCTACCTTGAACCTGACAACATACACCCTATAGTACTCGACCAAAGGCATCCCATTACCAAACTTATCATCCAAAGTTATGATTCCAAACTTTGCCATCCAGGTCCTGAGAGGGTGTTCGCTGAACTCCGGCGGAAGTACTGGGTTCTGCGTGGTAGAGAGGCCATAAAGCATCTGCAGCGAGGGTGTGCGCAGTGccaaaaatggagaaaaaacccAGAGGTACCTAAAATGGCGGACCTTCCCCCAGCGAGACTACGTCTTTTCAAGCCCGCCTTTTACTCCACTGGTGTGGACTGCTTTGGTCCCTATGCTGTCAGAACGGGTCGACGCAGTGAGAAAAAATGGGGGATAATATTCAAATGCCTCACCACCAGAGCAGTATACATCGATATCCTCCATAGTCTGGAAAGTGACTCCTTCCTTATGGCCCTCAGACGGTTCACAGCTAGACGAGGGAAACCCCATGAGCTCTGGTCAGATCAAGGCACAAACTTCAGAGGAGGTGAAAGAGAGCTAAAGGAAGCTTTTGCAGCTCTTGTTCCAGACCTTCAGAGACAGTTGGCTGAGCAGCAGATTGAATTCAATTTTAACCCTCCAAATGCGCCACACTTTGGAGGTTGCTGGGAGCGAGAAATTCGCTCATTGAAAAACGCACTGAGGGTTACTCTTGGAGCTCAATCGGTGACTATTGAGGTCCTTCAAACTGTGCTGGTGGAGATTGAAGGAATCTTGAACTCCAAACCACTGGGATATACATCATCTGATGTCTCTGATCCTGATCCGATCACTCCAAATTGTCTCCTGATGGGGCGGCCAGATGCTTCGCTTCCCTTGACAGTATACCCCCAGTCTGAGCTTGTCAGTCGGCGACGCTGGCGTCACAGCCAAATCCTAGCGGACCAATTCTGGAGGCACTACCTCAAATTCTACCTCCCTGGCCTTCAAAGCCGTCAAAAATGGCAAAGCGACACTCCAGAAGTCAAGGTTGGCACTACGGTTTTGATCGTGGATCCTCAGCTACCCAGAGCTCTCTGGCCAGTGGGGAAGGTGTCAGAAGTTTTCCCTGGAGCTGATACCAGAGTGAGAACAGCAAAGGTTCAGGTGGGAGAAAAAACTTACACTCGGCCAGCTGCACGCCTTATACAATTACCTGCCATTCCTGACTAA